A genome region from Physeter macrocephalus isolate SW-GA chromosome 4, ASM283717v5, whole genome shotgun sequence includes the following:
- the ANP32E gene encoding acidic leucine-rich nuclear phosphoprotein 32 family member E isoform X4: MEMKKRINLELRDRAPEEVTELVLDNCLCVNGEIEGLNDTFKKLEFLSMANVELSSLARLPSLNKLRKLELSDNIISGGLEVLAEKCPNLTYLNLSGNKIKDLSTVEALMEMKMMKRKRKMKLVHLKDMRKRKKKRRTRMRMRMKMKQAQNWEREKRRWASHT; this comes from the exons ATGGAGATGAAGAAGAGGATTAACCTGGAGTTAAGGGACAGAGCCCCGGAGGAG GTGACAGAGTTGGTCCTTGATAATTGCCTCTGTGTCAATGGGGAAATTGAGGGCCtgaatgatacttttaaaaaactagagtTTCTGAGTATGGCTAATGTGGAACTAAGTTCACTGGCCCGGCTGCCCAGCTTAAATAAACTTCGAAAG TTGGAACTTAGTGACAATATAATTTCTGGAGGCTTGGAAGTCCTGGCAGAGAAATGTCCAAACCTTACCTACCTCAATTTGAGtggaaacaaaatcaaagatCTCAGTACAGTAGAAGCTCTG atggagatgaagatgatgaagaggaagaggaagatgaagcTGGTCCACCTGAAGGatatgaggaagaggaagaagaagaggaggacgaggatgaggatgaggatgaagatGAAGCAGGCTCAGAactgggagagggagaagaggaggtgggCCTCTCATActtaa
- the ANP32E gene encoding acidic leucine-rich nuclear phosphoprotein 32 family member E isoform X1 encodes MEMKKRINLELRDRAPEEVTELVLDNCLCVNGEIEGLNDTFKKLEFLSMANVELSSLARLPSLNKLRKLELSDNIISGGLEVLAEKCPNLTYLNLSGNKIKDLSTVEALQNLKNLKSLDLFNCEITNLEDYRESIFELLQQITYLDGFDQEDNEAPDSEEEDDEDGDEDDEEEEEDEAGPPEGYEEEEEEEEDEDEDEDEDEAGSELGEGEEEVGLSYLMKEEIQDEEDDDDYVEEGEEEEEEEEEGLRGEKRKRDAEDDGEEEDD; translated from the exons ATGGAGATGAAGAAGAGGATTAACCTGGAGTTAAGGGACAGAGCCCCGGAGGAG GTGACAGAGTTGGTCCTTGATAATTGCCTCTGTGTCAATGGGGAAATTGAGGGCCtgaatgatacttttaaaaaactagagtTTCTGAGTATGGCTAATGTGGAACTAAGTTCACTGGCCCGGCTGCCCAGCTTAAATAAACTTCGAAAG TTGGAACTTAGTGACAATATAATTTCTGGAGGCTTGGAAGTCCTGGCAGAGAAATGTCCAAACCTTACCTACCTCAATTTGAGtggaaacaaaatcaaagatCTCAGTACAGTAGAAGCTCTG caaaatcttaaaaatttgaaGAGTCTTGACTTGTTTAACTGTGAGATCACAAACCTGGAAGATTATAGAGAAAGTATTTTTGAACTGCTACAGCAAATCACGTACTTAGATGGATTTGACCAGGAGGATAATGAAGCACCAGACTCAGAAGAAGAGGATGATGAAG atggagatgaagatgatgaagaggaagaggaagatgaagcTGGTCCACCTGAAGGatatgaggaagaggaagaagaagaggaggacgaggatgaggatgaggatgaagatGAAGCAGGCTCAGAactgggagagggagaagaggaggtgggCCTCTCATActtaatgaaagaagaaattcag gatgaagaagatgatgatgactatgttgaagaaggggaagaagaagaagaagagg AAGAAGAAGGTCTTCGAGGGGAAAAGAGGAAACGAGATGCTGAAGATGatggagaggaagaagatgaCTAG
- the ANP32E gene encoding acidic leucine-rich nuclear phosphoprotein 32 family member E isoform X3 — MEMKKRINLELRDRAPEELELSDNIISGGLEVLAEKCPNLTYLNLSGNKIKDLSTVEALQNLKNLKSLDLFNCEITNLEDYRESIFELLQQITYLDGFDQEDNEAPDSEEEDDEDGDEDDEEEEEDEAGPPEGYEEEEEEEEDEDEDEDEDEAGSELGEGEEEVGLSYLMKEEIQDEEDDDDYVEEGEEEEEEEEEGLRGEKRKRDAEDDGEEEDD, encoded by the exons ATGGAGATGAAGAAGAGGATTAACCTGGAGTTAAGGGACAGAGCCCCGGAGGAG TTGGAACTTAGTGACAATATAATTTCTGGAGGCTTGGAAGTCCTGGCAGAGAAATGTCCAAACCTTACCTACCTCAATTTGAGtggaaacaaaatcaaagatCTCAGTACAGTAGAAGCTCTG caaaatcttaaaaatttgaaGAGTCTTGACTTGTTTAACTGTGAGATCACAAACCTGGAAGATTATAGAGAAAGTATTTTTGAACTGCTACAGCAAATCACGTACTTAGATGGATTTGACCAGGAGGATAATGAAGCACCAGACTCAGAAGAAGAGGATGATGAAG atggagatgaagatgatgaagaggaagaggaagatgaagcTGGTCCACCTGAAGGatatgaggaagaggaagaagaagaggaggacgaggatgaggatgaggatgaagatGAAGCAGGCTCAGAactgggagagggagaagaggaggtgggCCTCTCATActtaatgaaagaagaaattcag gatgaagaagatgatgatgactatgttgaagaaggggaagaagaagaagaagagg AAGAAGAAGGTCTTCGAGGGGAAAAGAGGAAACGAGATGCTGAAGATGatggagaggaagaagatgaCTAG
- the ANP32E gene encoding acidic leucine-rich nuclear phosphoprotein 32 family member E isoform X2, translating into MANVELSSLARLPSLNKLRKLELSDNIISGGLEVLAEKCPNLTYLNLSGNKIKDLSTVEALQNLKNLKSLDLFNCEITNLEDYRESIFELLQQITYLDGFDQEDNEAPDSEEEDDEDGDEDDEEEEEDEAGPPEGYEEEEEEEEDEDEDEDEDEAGSELGEGEEEVGLSYLMKEEIQDEEDDDDYVEEGEEEEEEEEEGLRGEKRKRDAEDDGEEEDD; encoded by the exons ATGGCTAATGTGGAACTAAGTTCACTGGCCCGGCTGCCCAGCTTAAATAAACTTCGAAAG TTGGAACTTAGTGACAATATAATTTCTGGAGGCTTGGAAGTCCTGGCAGAGAAATGTCCAAACCTTACCTACCTCAATTTGAGtggaaacaaaatcaaagatCTCAGTACAGTAGAAGCTCTG caaaatcttaaaaatttgaaGAGTCTTGACTTGTTTAACTGTGAGATCACAAACCTGGAAGATTATAGAGAAAGTATTTTTGAACTGCTACAGCAAATCACGTACTTAGATGGATTTGACCAGGAGGATAATGAAGCACCAGACTCAGAAGAAGAGGATGATGAAG atggagatgaagatgatgaagaggaagaggaagatgaagcTGGTCCACCTGAAGGatatgaggaagaggaagaagaagaggaggacgaggatgaggatgaggatgaagatGAAGCAGGCTCAGAactgggagagggagaagaggaggtgggCCTCTCATActtaatgaaagaagaaattcag gatgaagaagatgatgatgactatgttgaagaaggggaagaagaagaagaagagg AAGAAGAAGGTCTTCGAGGGGAAAAGAGGAAACGAGATGCTGAAGATGatggagaggaagaagatgaCTAG